In Pseudobdellovibrionaceae bacterium, the following proteins share a genomic window:
- a CDS encoding PQQ-like beta-propeller repeat protein: MEPDKGRLSLLNKALSIVYIVICLFFVFKNNPYLYSTETLKSIFHKEKQDIQAPVPTPQKGLLQTSDLKATFMWRMNPSRSASHDPNETFNRKYEKLWARDLWVDGDPLFRHARWSFDDSGFFLVADQPVLVATDPSGNLKWKLQLDEKNALFSAQPAITKTRVYATTTNGRVFCLDKQSGHIYWTIRAASGTRGAPILIGDQLFFFAVEEEDLKKRTHLFSAHPETGEVTRVSKEDLGPINNLPPTVNETLNALYVASEAGNLFALNYESGKLLFKTSTSDKILSGVILAEKKAIFTTMDGKLVAVDAKSGTMAWETDLESPSDSTPTFIPDYNLISVMTNNGYLQTVDINNGERKWKFLTHNGSPHHNTITLRLKGKWIEEHEMKWRYKGWVILAPCAEKRVCIYNPERGQIVGRIYLDGPLTSETIVDGKEFMVSVLTKNKETGEETTQLLRLGEKNQVDKTTAAPSGGSPSKPAGDPEES, encoded by the coding sequence ATGGAACCGGACAAAGGGCGGCTGAGTCTCTTAAACAAGGCCCTATCTATCGTCTACATTGTCATCTGCCTGTTCTTTGTTTTTAAGAACAACCCCTACCTCTATTCGACGGAGACTTTGAAAAGCATTTTTCACAAAGAGAAACAGGATATCCAAGCTCCGGTTCCCACCCCTCAAAAGGGTCTTCTCCAGACCTCTGATCTTAAAGCCACTTTTATGTGGCGAATGAACCCCAGTCGATCTGCCTCCCATGACCCCAATGAAACATTCAATCGCAAATATGAAAAGCTCTGGGCTCGTGATTTGTGGGTCGATGGTGACCCTTTGTTCCGCCATGCTCGATGGTCTTTTGACGATAGTGGATTCTTTCTCGTTGCCGACCAGCCCGTCCTGGTGGCAACCGACCCCTCGGGAAATCTTAAGTGGAAACTCCAATTGGACGAGAAGAACGCTTTGTTTAGCGCCCAGCCGGCCATCACTAAGACTCGCGTATATGCCACCACCACTAATGGACGCGTGTTCTGCTTAGACAAACAATCCGGCCACATCTATTGGACCATTCGTGCTGCCTCGGGCACTCGCGGCGCCCCCATTCTCATTGGCGATCAGTTGTTTTTCTTTGCAGTTGAAGAGGAAGATCTCAAAAAGCGCACGCACTTGTTCTCTGCTCATCCGGAAACCGGGGAAGTCACCCGGGTGAGCAAAGAGGATTTGGGACCCATTAACAACCTTCCACCAACCGTCAATGAGACCCTTAATGCCTTGTATGTGGCCAGCGAAGCCGGAAATCTTTTTGCTCTCAATTATGAGTCAGGAAAACTGCTGTTCAAGACTTCAACCTCGGACAAAATTCTCTCGGGAGTGATCCTTGCTGAGAAAAAGGCCATCTTTACCACGATGGACGGCAAACTCGTTGCGGTGGACGCCAAATCTGGAACCATGGCCTGGGAAACAGACCTAGAATCCCCGTCTGATAGCACGCCCACCTTTATTCCTGACTATAATTTGATTTCTGTCATGACCAATAATGGGTATCTACAAACAGTCGACATCAACAATGGTGAGCGTAAATGGAAGTTTCTGACCCACAACGGTTCTCCTCACCACAACACCATCACCTTGCGCCTAAAGGGCAAGTGGATCGAAGAACATGAAATGAAGTGGCGCTATAAGGGCTGGGTGATACTTGCTCCCTGCGCGGAGAAACGCGTCTGCATATACAACCCGGAAAGGGGTCAAATTGTTGGCCGCATTTACTTGGATGGACCGCTTACCTCTGAAACCATCGTCGATGGCAAAGAATTTATGGTTTCAGTTTTGACCAAAAACAAGGAGACGGGTGAGGAGACCACCCAGCTTCTTCGACTCGGTGAAAAGAACCAGGTCGATAAAACAACCGCTGCCCCCTCGGGAGGGAGCCCTTCAAAACCTGCTGGTGACCCAGAGGAGTCTTGA
- the glpX gene encoding class II fructose-bisphosphatase: MDRNLALEFVRITEFAALACARHMGRGNEKAADQAAVDSMRRAFDSVNIDGTVVIGEGERDEAPMLYIGEKVGRKGPEAPQVDIALDPLEGTTICAKGGVGAISVIAIAERGNFLHAPDTYMDKIACGPEAKGVIDINLSATENVNRVAEALNKAVEDMTVVILDRPRHEALITEVRKTGARIRLIGDGDVSAGIAPCWPDSGMDLLLGIGGAPEGVITAAALKCMGGDFQGRLSFRNESEKERALKMGVKDLNKAYGRDELAQGDVMFCATGVTDGPLLQGVRFMSQKRASTHSIVMRSATGTTRIIEAQHDFSIKPLW; this comes from the coding sequence ATGGATAGAAACCTGGCCCTCGAGTTTGTAAGGATCACTGAATTTGCGGCACTCGCCTGCGCCCGCCACATGGGTCGGGGAAACGAAAAAGCAGCCGACCAGGCGGCGGTGGATTCCATGCGCCGGGCCTTTGACTCAGTTAACATTGATGGAACTGTGGTGATTGGAGAGGGTGAACGGGATGAGGCCCCCATGCTCTACATCGGAGAGAAAGTGGGCCGTAAGGGGCCAGAAGCCCCTCAAGTTGATATTGCTCTTGACCCTCTTGAGGGAACGACGATTTGTGCAAAGGGCGGTGTGGGTGCGATCTCAGTCATTGCCATTGCGGAGAGAGGAAATTTCCTTCACGCCCCGGACACCTATATGGATAAAATCGCCTGTGGTCCTGAAGCCAAGGGAGTGATTGATATCAACCTGTCGGCCACCGAAAATGTCAATCGGGTTGCCGAGGCGTTGAACAAGGCAGTTGAAGATATGACCGTGGTGATCTTAGATCGGCCCCGTCACGAAGCCTTGATTACAGAGGTGCGCAAAACAGGGGCTCGTATTCGCTTGATCGGTGATGGAGATGTATCAGCAGGTATTGCCCCTTGCTGGCCTGACTCGGGCATGGATTTGCTGCTGGGAATTGGCGGAGCACCGGAGGGAGTGATCACCGCAGCCGCTTTGAAGTGCATGGGTGGCGACTTCCAAGGTCGTTTGAGCTTTCGTAACGAAAGTGAAAAAGAGCGGGCTCTCAAAATGGGAGTGAAAGACCTCAACAAAGCCTATGGACGCGATGAACTGGCCCAAGGTGATGTCATGTTTTGTGCCACAGGGGTGACGGACGGACCACTGCTCCAAGGGGTTCGCTTTATGTCGCAAAAACGTGCATCGACTCATTCAATTGTCATGAGGTCGGCGACAGGTACAACTCGTATCATTGAAGCTCAGCATGATTTCAGCATTAAGCCTCTGTGGTAA
- a CDS encoding transglutaminase domain-containing protein, with protein MRALLILFLMSSGLFAMDGGAQASPGKLDPFLQPQKIAFDYKVYVQKPKGRSLRLWLPFPMEDGDQKVLSYKVITKPNLKTGWSLSASDPYGNKMLYFDLPSSEIPAKTGLEISVRYQVERRPTGPIGISELKGRSDLDPGLYLSFNQWLKTNETIEKMGKVATGKAKSSSQKVRALYDHVFDIMAYNKDGKGWGQGDPIWACTAKRGNCTDFHSLYIAMARGLNIPARFEIGVPLPNHLNKGEIPGYHCWARVYDAEKGWIPIDASEAKKANARDQYFGQLPSDRIAFSAGRNLTLSPPQSGGGINYFIYPYAEVDGKPFEEVTKKFVFQRL; from the coding sequence ATGCGGGCTCTCCTGATTTTGTTTTTGATGAGTTCAGGTCTTTTTGCCATGGATGGGGGAGCTCAAGCCTCCCCCGGCAAACTTGACCCTTTTTTACAGCCGCAAAAGATCGCCTTTGATTATAAAGTCTATGTGCAAAAGCCAAAGGGCCGATCGCTACGGTTGTGGCTGCCCTTTCCCATGGAAGATGGGGACCAAAAGGTTTTGAGTTACAAGGTGATCACCAAGCCCAACCTCAAGACCGGGTGGTCGCTAAGTGCCAGTGACCCGTATGGCAACAAGATGCTTTACTTTGACCTCCCTAGCTCTGAGATCCCAGCCAAGACAGGATTGGAGATTTCAGTGCGGTATCAAGTGGAACGTCGCCCTACGGGTCCCATTGGAATAAGTGAGTTGAAGGGGCGCTCCGATCTGGATCCTGGCCTCTATTTGTCCTTTAACCAATGGCTTAAGACCAATGAAACGATTGAAAAAATGGGCAAAGTGGCGACGGGTAAGGCCAAGAGTTCCTCGCAAAAGGTGAGGGCTCTCTACGATCATGTCTTCGATATCATGGCCTACAATAAAGATGGAAAGGGATGGGGGCAGGGAGATCCTATTTGGGCTTGCACTGCCAAGAGGGGCAATTGCACGGATTTCCATTCGCTGTACATTGCTATGGCAAGAGGTTTGAATATTCCGGCACGATTTGAAATTGGCGTCCCATTGCCGAACCATCTAAACAAAGGTGAAATTCCCGGCTATCATTGTTGGGCTCGCGTTTATGATGCGGAAAAAGGGTGGATTCCAATTGATGCGAGCGAGGCTAAAAAGGCCAACGCTCGAGATCAGTATTTTGGCCAATTGCCTAGTGATCGCATTGCCTTCTCTGCGGGACGTAACTTGACCTTAAGTCCGCCTCAATCCGGGGGTGGCATCAATTACTTCATCTATCCCTATGCAGAAGTGGATGGAAAGCCCTTTGAGGAAGTGACCAAGAAGTTTGTGTTTCAAAGACTTTAG
- a CDS encoding OmpA family protein — MMKRSMSLLLTLGVWFWSSPAFGNVVGVDTQNFNPITDGLDYVTVHSSKTLEPGIINLGVFLNYAVNSLPNYENVSNQSRTDFVDTLFSSDLNVGIGLTRNWDAGFSMPQVHAQSVDSDVFRGEFENTGVTEFRLNTKVRILGNPIDGGVALVATMNLNQIEDNPFAGTNPGPTFNFEAIWDHSFGDTTIAANVGYRLRNPGDPIAGVPVNPFGDQYIASVGASYLMPQWDTKLIGEIYTSFPAESDQFATDRDHSSAELLVGIKTDLRHDLALHVGGGTEIIHGTGAPDWRVYTGLNWNIGPMFAKKEDVLVKVDDTGPMDPLAGEGGDPFAGIPTSQERFVAKDVLFAFDSADVKEDFKEILRRMVDYLNRPPGFERLVIEGHTDSVGSAEYNLDLSRRRAASVRQVLIDVGLDPNKVKSEGLGETNPIASNANYQGRARNRRVEFRIYRK, encoded by the coding sequence ATGATGAAACGGTCCATGTCCCTGCTTTTAACTTTGGGCGTTTGGTTCTGGTCTTCCCCCGCTTTCGGCAACGTGGTGGGTGTGGACACACAAAATTTCAATCCCATTACCGATGGTTTGGATTACGTTACAGTTCATTCCTCCAAAACTCTTGAACCCGGAATTATCAATCTGGGGGTTTTTCTCAACTATGCAGTCAATAGTTTGCCCAACTACGAGAATGTCTCCAATCAAAGCCGCACGGATTTTGTCGACACCTTGTTTTCATCGGATCTCAACGTGGGGATTGGCCTTACGCGCAATTGGGATGCGGGCTTTAGTATGCCCCAAGTTCATGCCCAGTCAGTCGATAGTGATGTGTTTCGTGGGGAGTTCGAGAACACAGGAGTCACTGAGTTTCGCTTGAATACCAAAGTCCGAATTCTCGGTAACCCAATTGATGGGGGGGTGGCCTTGGTGGCAACCATGAACCTCAATCAGATTGAAGACAATCCCTTCGCCGGCACTAATCCCGGGCCCACATTTAATTTTGAAGCCATTTGGGATCATTCATTTGGTGACACAACAATTGCTGCCAATGTGGGCTATCGTCTACGCAATCCGGGCGATCCCATTGCCGGTGTTCCGGTCAATCCCTTCGGTGATCAATACATTGCCTCCGTGGGAGCGAGCTACCTGATGCCCCAATGGGACACTAAACTGATTGGTGAGATTTATACTAGCTTCCCGGCCGAGTCTGACCAGTTTGCCACTGACCGCGATCACTCGTCGGCCGAGCTGTTGGTCGGTATCAAGACGGACCTTCGTCACGACTTGGCCCTTCATGTGGGCGGCGGAACGGAGATCATCCACGGCACCGGTGCGCCTGACTGGCGGGTTTACACCGGACTGAATTGGAACATAGGTCCTATGTTTGCCAAAAAGGAAGATGTGTTGGTCAAGGTCGATGATACCGGCCCCATGGACCCTCTTGCCGGTGAAGGTGGCGACCCCTTTGCGGGAATTCCCACCTCACAAGAGCGGTTTGTCGCCAAGGATGTTTTATTTGCCTTTGATTCTGCTGACGTAAAAGAGGACTTCAAAGAGATTCTCCGCCGGATGGTGGATTACCTCAATCGCCCGCCGGGATTTGAACGGCTGGTGATTGAAGGTCACACGGATTCCGTGGGCTCTGCTGAATACAACTTGGATTTGAGTCGTCGTCGGGCGGCGAGTGTTCGTCAGGTGCTGATTGATGTGGGACTTGATCCTAACAAGGTCAAATCCGAAGGTTTAGGTGAGACCAATCCTATTGCCAGTAATGCCAATTACCAGGGACGAGCCCGGAACCGGCGTGTGGAGTTCCGAATTTATCGAAAGTAG
- a CDS encoding acyl-CoA thioesterase, with protein sequence MDGVFIYDRRVNFVDTDAMGVVHHANYLHFFEEARVAWLRDRGLIEEHYPYAPLCFAVLESKVEHRRGPRFDDEMRIAVVGRRERLKIRFRYAIYSSDGSQMLATGETLLVPVDTQIKPVRLNKDIIAKMESEPWIETWPSSL encoded by the coding sequence GTGGATGGGGTATTTATCTACGACCGCCGGGTGAATTTTGTCGACACCGATGCCATGGGAGTGGTCCATCACGCCAATTATCTGCACTTTTTTGAGGAAGCCCGCGTTGCCTGGCTTCGTGATCGGGGTTTGATCGAGGAGCATTATCCCTATGCTCCTTTGTGTTTTGCAGTTCTTGAGTCCAAAGTGGAGCATCGCCGCGGCCCTCGATTTGATGATGAGATGCGGATTGCTGTTGTTGGCCGTCGGGAAAGATTGAAAATCCGCTTTCGCTATGCCATTTATTCCTCTGACGGCAGTCAAATGTTGGCCACAGGAGAGACTCTGCTGGTCCCTGTAGACACTCAGATCAAACCGGTGCGCCTCAATAAGGACATTATTGCAAAAATGGAGTCGGAACCATGGATAGAAACCTGGCCCTCGAGTTTGTAA
- a CDS encoding cobalamin B12-binding domain-containing protein — MRIALIIAPAWSTLTAPLGIASMAGAFRQAGHEVRVFDFNIRLWKMFNHLPEDMWSYSNFRDWAFEDEFNQKTLPALQLKIPPLVDEVMDWCPDLVGFSLYDTSINCGRVFALEFKGRRSDLPIIYGGPGAGLWNLRKGRDFERGAVDVVVVGEGELTGLEVVDRIRQGMDMSGCLGTLHLDEKGELKQELPRSNIHLNDLPLPYFGDFDFNDYRHLALPIMMSRGCVAKCTFCSETRFWNKFRYREASHVIQEMTESRQSDWPTHYLVADSLVNGNFRVLGDLARQVIEKGLNVTWGGYARLDRRMTPELLSAMHRSGCQYLSYGLETGSQAVMDAMEKHTTVEGAKRVIRDTYMAGIEVHLNIVVGFPTETEEDFQDTLNFLTECREWISIVNTGETCGIAVNTPLWDDPHRFLITTNSTGGVMPGIRGEWESQGGANNAEVRHDRLRRLRELLDQWEEIIWFPRGPRPDQVARRHIPEFHP, encoded by the coding sequence ATGAGAATTGCCCTAATCATAGCACCAGCCTGGTCCACACTGACTGCGCCCCTTGGCATTGCCAGTATGGCCGGGGCCTTTCGCCAGGCAGGCCACGAGGTTAGGGTTTTCGATTTCAACATTCGTCTGTGGAAGATGTTTAATCATTTGCCCGAGGATATGTGGTCCTATTCCAATTTTCGGGATTGGGCCTTTGAGGATGAGTTCAATCAAAAAACCCTGCCAGCTCTTCAGTTAAAGATTCCCCCCCTAGTGGACGAGGTCATGGACTGGTGTCCCGATTTGGTAGGCTTTTCCTTATACGACACGTCGATCAATTGCGGTCGTGTGTTTGCCCTGGAATTCAAAGGCCGCCGCTCGGATTTGCCAATCATTTATGGTGGACCAGGAGCTGGTCTTTGGAATCTACGCAAAGGTCGGGATTTTGAGCGTGGAGCCGTTGATGTGGTTGTAGTCGGTGAAGGGGAGCTCACTGGACTTGAAGTGGTGGACCGTATTAGGCAGGGGATGGATATGTCCGGGTGTTTAGGCACTCTTCACCTGGATGAAAAGGGTGAGCTCAAACAGGAGCTCCCGCGTTCAAACATCCACCTCAATGACCTGCCTCTTCCCTATTTCGGTGACTTTGATTTCAATGATTACCGCCATCTGGCCTTACCCATCATGATGAGTCGCGGCTGTGTCGCCAAATGCACCTTTTGTTCTGAGACCCGCTTTTGGAATAAGTTCCGCTATCGGGAAGCGTCCCATGTGATTCAGGAGATGACTGAATCCCGTCAGTCGGACTGGCCGACTCATTACCTGGTGGCCGACTCCTTGGTGAATGGCAATTTTCGCGTATTGGGTGATTTGGCTCGACAGGTGATAGAAAAGGGTCTCAATGTTACTTGGGGAGGATACGCCCGACTGGATAGACGAATGACTCCTGAGTTACTGTCTGCGATGCATCGGTCCGGTTGTCAGTATCTCTCTTATGGTTTGGAAACCGGATCTCAAGCTGTGATGGATGCCATGGAAAAGCACACGACGGTCGAGGGGGCAAAAAGGGTGATCCGGGATACCTACATGGCCGGAATCGAAGTCCATCTAAATATTGTAGTGGGATTTCCAACCGAAACCGAAGAGGACTTTCAAGATACCCTCAATTTCCTTACTGAATGCCGCGAGTGGATATCAATAGTTAATACCGGAGAAACCTGTGGTATTGCCGTCAATACACCCCTTTGGGATGATCCTCATCGGTTCTTAATCACCACTAATTCCACGGGTGGTGTGATGCCAGGAATCCGTGGCGAATGGGAATCCCAAGGGGGAGCCAATAACGCGGAAGTCCGCCACGATAGACTGCGGCGTTTAAGGGAACTTCTCGATCAGTGGGAAGAGATCATTTGGTTTCCCCGCGGGCCCCGTCCAGATCAAGTGGCCCGTCGCCATATTCCAGAGTTCCATCCCTAA
- a CDS encoding PilZ domain-containing protein, producing MAKKTEFDESKLSAKERRQYQRLYFDFQQGRLRQILGAEVIWPDDSCAEVYDMSYSGAALRLPKKLRVKRGEFYRLKIALGQNLPIEVEAEIIWVREHIAGIRWAIMPPEVHSSFAKFLVDKLVGANLTPIHPQFFSESMTFDYWFHGPKDTNLYLWMERSERGEKTNRVDRAVVELDDQTLVYEYGSLSCGQRSPDWEVQRDYGDAEEWLDNWEAIGQNDVIVQRTLSLLSQVPEMKAPLRSLMMELDERGEGGA from the coding sequence ATGGCAAAAAAGACAGAATTCGACGAGTCCAAGCTATCAGCTAAAGAGCGACGTCAGTACCAGCGCTTGTATTTTGATTTTCAACAGGGCCGCTTGCGACAAATTCTGGGCGCCGAGGTGATTTGGCCTGATGACAGCTGTGCCGAAGTTTATGACATGAGCTATTCGGGAGCGGCTCTGCGTCTGCCGAAAAAACTGAGGGTTAAGCGGGGTGAGTTCTATCGATTGAAAATTGCTCTGGGGCAAAATCTGCCCATCGAAGTCGAAGCTGAAATCATTTGGGTTCGGGAGCATATTGCGGGCATTCGTTGGGCGATTATGCCTCCCGAGGTGCATTCGTCCTTTGCCAAGTTTCTTGTGGATAAATTGGTTGGTGCCAACCTCACCCCCATACACCCCCAGTTTTTTAGTGAGTCCATGACGTTTGATTACTGGTTCCATGGGCCGAAGGATACCAATCTCTACCTATGGATGGAGCGCAGCGAGAGGGGAGAAAAGACAAACCGTGTCGATCGGGCCGTGGTGGAGCTCGATGATCAAACTCTAGTCTACGAATACGGCTCACTCAGTTGTGGACAGCGGTCCCCGGACTGGGAGGTGCAGAGGGACTATGGTGATGCAGAGGAATGGCTCGATAACTGGGAAGCCATTGGACAGAATGATGTTATCGTGCAGCGAACCCTGAGTCTGCTCAGTCAGGTGCCCGAAATGAAGGCACCCCTCCGGTCTCTGATGATGGAGTTGGACGAACGGGGCGAGGGAGGGGCCTAG
- the pgsA gene encoding CDP-diacylglycerol--glycerol-3-phosphate 3-phosphatidyltransferase: MNSQPSWKKNLPMWATYARIALTPFIVVTFYFPQTWMGWLAAVIFILASLTDWLDGYWARKFQAESAMGKFMDPIADKILVLGALIMLLDVNRVDPLMVLILLSRDIFIGGLRSVAAANNVIIAAKPFGKFKTALQMVGIPLLLINTSPFGLPAAEVGYWLLWGSVGLSLVSAGEYTLGYYKGRAAT; this comes from the coding sequence ATGAATTCGCAGCCAAGTTGGAAAAAAAATCTTCCCATGTGGGCCACCTACGCCCGCATTGCCCTGACACCCTTTATCGTCGTCACCTTTTACTTCCCCCAAACCTGGATGGGCTGGCTGGCCGCTGTTATTTTCATCCTGGCCTCATTGACCGACTGGCTTGATGGCTATTGGGCGCGCAAGTTTCAGGCCGAAAGCGCCATGGGCAAGTTTATGGACCCCATTGCGGACAAGATTTTGGTACTCGGAGCCCTCATCATGCTTCTCGACGTAAACCGCGTTGATCCTTTGATGGTTTTGATTCTCCTGTCGCGTGATATTTTTATCGGCGGCCTCAGGTCCGTGGCGGCTGCCAACAATGTGATCATTGCCGCCAAACCTTTCGGCAAATTCAAAACCGCCTTGCAGATGGTGGGAATTCCCCTTCTCCTGATCAACACCTCTCCCTTTGGTCTGCCTGCTGCTGAAGTCGGGTATTGGCTCTTGTGGGGAAGCGTGGGCCTCAGCCTAGTCTCTGCCGGTGAATACACCCTTGGTTATTACAAGGGACGCGCCGCGACTTAA